Proteins encoded in a region of the Rutidosis leptorrhynchoides isolate AG116_Rl617_1_P2 chromosome 9, CSIRO_AGI_Rlap_v1, whole genome shotgun sequence genome:
- the LOC139868506 gene encoding uncharacterized protein, with the protein MGRAGGWDLTFLAGTFQVAQFGKKSSKQETSQIARAPHSPLPSQNVSKAVIPLNSGMTFGLVRNVLALFFQDYTGLRPKKKHQSLKESHTSTVPHRGGGLGSNVSCRNISGRTVWKEIIKAGNIADSTGSSFSSAITKCLGSGDTIEFWNDIWFGSECFSTLFPRLYRLETKKEASIAERITHINGSSSGNWCWTRPPTGRVLNELTELNNIVSSIALSDKPDSWKYTLDPSGTYTTKSLAHLINTLKFGGNALSTSIPRNKLLPQKVYIFIWRAFQNKIPVRFELDKRGIDLDSILCPLCDVDIETTEHILGLCPNSALIWKLVLDWWAQDNTLISNLNDVIINNQAFASNNFGSTIWQATKWITCYIMWKHRNLKVFSKKVWSPASILSEIQTQSYSWISKRSRTKKTIEWHQWLINPSFFVAEPPQRVGIG; encoded by the exons ATGGGAAGGGCGGGGGGTTGGGATCTAACGTTTCTtgcaggaacatttcaggtcgcACAGTTTGGAAAGAAATCATCAAAGCAGGAAACATCGCAGATAGCACGGGCTCCTCATTCTCCTCTGCCATCACAAAATGTCTCGAAAGCTGTGATACCATTGAATTCTGGAATGACATTTGGTTTGGTTAGGAATGTTTTAGCACTATTTTTCCAAGATTATACAGGCTTGAGACCAAAAAAGAAGCATCAATCGCTGAAAGAATCACACACATCAACGGTTCCTCATCGG GGCGGGGGGTTGGGATCTAACGTTTCTtgcaggaacatttcaggtcgcACAGTTTGGAAAGAAATCATCAAAGCAGGAAACATCGCAGATAGCACGGGCTCCTCATTCTCCTCTGCCATCACAAAATGTCTCGGAAGCGGTGATACCATTGAATTCTGGAATGACATTTGGTTTGGTTCGGAATGTTTTAGCACTCTTTTTCCAAGATTATACAGGCTTGAGACCAAAAAAGAAGCATCAATTGCTGAAAGAATCACACACATCAACGGTTCCTCATCGGGTAATTGGTGTTGGACAAGGCCTCCAACTGGACGAGTCCTCAACGAACTTACAGAACTAAATAACATAGTATCTTCCATTGCACTTTCAGATAAACCCGACTCTTGGAAATACACTCTCGACCCTTCCGGAACATATACTACCAAATCATTGGCACACTTGATAAACACTCTAAAGTTTGGTGGTAACGCTCTTAGCACATCGATTCCTCGAAACAAACTCTTGCCCCAAaaggtctacattttcatatggagAGCCTTCCAAAATAAGATACCGGTTAGATTCGAATTAGACAAACGGGGTATTGATCTCGACTCCATTCTATGCCCCCTATGCGATGTTGACATAGAAACCACCGAACACATTCTCGGACTTTGCCCTAATTCGGCCCTCATATGGAAACTCGTACTTGATTGGTGGGCTCAAGATAACACGCTAATCTCCAATCTCAACGATGTTATTATCAATAACCAAGCCTTCGCTAGCAACAACTTCGGATCCACGATATGGCAAGCAACCAAATGGATTACATGCTACATAATGTGGAAACATAGAAACTTAAAAGTATTCTCTAAAAAAGTCTGGTCTCCCGCGTCGATTCTCTCCGAGATACAAACACAAAGTTACAGTTGGATATCCAAAAGATCGCGAACAAAGAAAACAATCGAGTGGCATCAATGGCTCATTAATCCTTCCTTCTTCGTCGCGGAACCTCCACAACGGGTCGGGATCGGCTAA